A genome region from Cucumis sativus cultivar 9930 chromosome 4, Cucumber_9930_V3, whole genome shotgun sequence includes the following:
- the LOC101213320 gene encoding uncharacterized protein LOC101213320 → MWVMWKRNRFVFTTHEVIDQFISSLVTDLISGESRKVMCVYASNSNIERRDLWRRMTQIFAGWRGPGMVMGDFSTIIIHSEAFEGAPNCGDMEEFDMAIGEADLVEPSVQENWFTWTSKIHGSGLMRRLDRILVNDEGLSAWPNMRVNVLPWGISDHSSILVYPSYQWSQRVVSFRFFNHWVEDSSFLDVVSSIWTRDSRVSSIVSFVKNLRNLKPILRNHFDKHIQTISEDVRLAKDTMDQAQREVEINPLSEELSNQASLATVNFWRMFVRSRQSSNALRSVVDPNGTQLTNHDQVTQVVDNYLKNTLRFQNIGYKELSPSIEDIVQFRWTDECYQALQALIGREEVRRVMFFMDSGKAPGPDGYSVGFFKGA, encoded by the exons ATGTGGGTTATGTGGAAACGTAACAGATTCGTGTTCACGACTCACGAGGTTATCGATCAGTTTATTTCTAGTTTGGTCACAGATTTGATTTCAGGGGAGAGTAGAAAGGTTATGTGTGTGTATGCCTCTAATAGTAATATAGAGAGACGTGATTTGTGGAGGCGCATGACTCAGATTTTTGCTGGTTGGAGAGGGCCGGGTATGGTCATGGGGGATTTTAGTACCATCATAATTCATTCTGAAGCCTTCGAGGGCGCTCCAAATTGTGGGGATATGGAGGAATTTGACATGGCTATTGGAGAGGCGGACCTTGTTGAACCCTCGGTTCAGGAAAACTGGTTTACCTGGACTAGCAAGATCCATGGGTCGGGTTTGATGAGGAGGCTAGATCGTATCCTAGTGAATGATGAGGGCCTTAGTGCTTGGCCTAACATGAGGGTTAACGTTCTCCCTTGGGGTATTTCTGATCATTCTTCCATCCTTGTTTATCCCAGCTACCAATGGAGTCAGCGGGTGGtctcttttcgtttctttaaTCATTGGGTTGAAGATTCTTCCTTTTTGGATGTAGTTTCCTCTATTTGGACCAGGGACTCTAGAGTTTCTTCGATTGTGAGTTTTGTGAAGAACTTAAGGAATCTCAAACCGATTCTACGCAACCATTTTGATAAGCACATCCAGACCATAAGTGAGGATGTCCGTCTTGCTAAGGATACCATGGATCAAGCTCAGAGAGAGGTAGAGATAAACCCTCTGTCGGAGGAGCTAAGTAATCAAGCTAGTTTAGCTACGGTGAATTTTTGGAGAATG TTTGTTCGATCAAGGCAAAGCAGTAATGCATTGCGTTCAGTTGTTGATCCAAATGGTACTCAGTTGACTAACCATGATCAGGTGACTCAAGTGGtagataattatttgaaaaatactctGAGATTCCAGAATATTGGTTACAAAGAGCTTTCTCCTAGTATTGAGGATATTGTTCAGTTTAGATGGACTGATGAGTGCTACCAGGCCCTTCAGGCGTTAATTGGTAGGGAAGAGGTGAGACGCGTTATGTTTTTCATGGATAGTGGAAAGGCACCAGGACCTGATGGGTATTCGGTTGGCTTTTTCAAAGGAGCTTGA
- the LOC105435105 gene encoding purple acid phosphatase 2 translates to MLMRYWAVDIDEEHDHKVRPTITTYKYYNYTSVYIHHATINDLEYNTKYFYEIRSGDAMRRFFFTTPPMASPDAPYIFNIIGNLGETYDSNQMFVHYYSNSKGQAVLFVGDLSYADNHSFHDNRKWNQSGTLEDTLLIRSGSSDSS, encoded by the coding sequence atgttgatGAGATATTGGGCAGTGGATATTGATGAGGAACACGACCACAAAGTACGCCCTACAATTACCAcgtacaaatattataattatacttCTGTATATATTCACCACGCTACCATTAATGATCTCGAGTACAACACAAAATACTTCTACGAGATTAGGAGTGGTGATGCGATGCGTCGGTTTTTCTTCACAACGCCTCCCATGGCCAGTCCCGATGCTCCTTATATATTCAACATCATTGGCAATCTTGGAGAGACTTATGATTCGAATCAAATGTTTGTGCATTACTATTCAAATTCAAAGGGACAAGCAGTGTTGTTCGTCGGAGATCTTTCGTACGCGGACAATCATTCGTTTCATGATAACAGGAAATGGAATCAAAGCGGGACTTTGGAAGACACTCTTCTCATCAGATCTGGCTCGTCGGACTCTTCGTAA